A DNA window from Hordeum vulgare subsp. vulgare chromosome 1H, MorexV3_pseudomolecules_assembly, whole genome shotgun sequence contains the following coding sequences:
- the LOC123428124 gene encoding uncharacterized protein LOC123428124, producing the protein MCASRSAPIRPTAQAVSPFQQTTHSPSFSTPCSRICSFPHGNPRRPSPNCTGAAEPQRHMCGWSAAAEPQRRNDGWSGSTEPQRRDGGWSGTAEPQRRGNGWSGRQGRGCWALGEWISRDERREMRVAVIAGRGGGVWRQRRIFWGVVGDLHANGNNNGA; encoded by the coding sequence ATGTGCGCCTCACGCAGTGCACCCATTCGTCCCACGGCACAAGCAGTATCCCCTTTCCAGCAAACCACACATTCGCCCTCCTTCTCCACTCCCTGCTCCCGCATCTGCTCCTTCCCCCATGGCAACCCACGTCGGCCGAGCCCCAACTGCACGGGGGCGGCTGAGCCCCAGCGGCACATGTGCGGCTGGTCTGCGGCGGCCGAGCCCCAACGGCGCAACGACGGCTGGTCCGGGTCGACCGAGCCCCAACGGCGCGACGGCGGCTGGTCCGGGACGGCCGAGCCCCAACGACGTGGCAATGGCTGGTCCGGGAGGCAAGGACGCGGGTGTTGGGCGCTGGGTGAGTGGATAAGTAGGGATGAGAGGAGAGAGATGAGGGTTGCAGTGATtgcagggagaggaggaggagtgtgGAGGCAGCGGAGGATTTTTTGGGGGGTGGTCGGTGACCTCCACGCAAACGGAAACAACAACGGCGCTTGA